One Prosthecobacter sp. SYSU 5D2 DNA window includes the following coding sequences:
- a CDS encoding response regulator transcription factor: protein MNPVSENSIRVLVVDDHFFTRLGLSAALNLESDIGVIAEAASGQDAIDLFAEHRPDVAVLDGHLPDMHGTDVAREIVRRFECARLLIFSVEETEEDIHRAVNAGVRGYLPKNAPRPDLIQAVRTVAAGRRYFPQPLLGKLNDRRSHASLSIRELEVLQGMAKGWPNKMIAAEMGVSTETVKTFVARILGKLEAEDRIQAVMTALDRGLLKR, encoded by the coding sequence ATGAACCCCGTATCTGAAAACTCCATCCGCGTCCTGGTTGTGGACGACCACTTCTTTACCCGCCTCGGCCTCAGTGCCGCCCTCAATCTGGAAAGTGACATCGGTGTCATTGCGGAGGCTGCCAGCGGCCAGGATGCGATTGACCTTTTTGCCGAGCACCGCCCCGACGTAGCGGTATTGGACGGCCACCTGCCGGACATGCATGGCACGGACGTGGCCCGGGAAATCGTCAGGCGTTTTGAATGCGCCCGGCTGCTCATCTTCTCCGTGGAGGAAACGGAAGAGGACATCCACCGTGCCGTCAATGCAGGAGTCCGGGGCTATTTGCCCAAAAATGCCCCCCGTCCAGATCTCATCCAGGCCGTCCGTACCGTCGCCGCAGGCCGTCGTTACTTCCCCCAGCCACTGCTGGGCAAGCTCAATGACCGCCGCTCCCATGCCTCTCTTTCCATCCGCGAGCTGGAAGTGCTGCAAGGCATGGCCAAAGGCTGGCCTAACAAAATGATCGCTGCGGAAATGGGCGTCTCCACTGAGACCGTCAAGACCTTCGTCGCCCGGATCCTGGGCAAGCTGGAGGCTGAAGACCGCATCCAGGCCGTGATGACCGCGCTGGACAGGGGCCTGCTGAAACGCTGA